One region of Bactrocera neohumeralis isolate Rockhampton chromosome 5, APGP_CSIRO_Bneo_wtdbg2-racon-allhic-juicebox.fasta_v2, whole genome shotgun sequence genomic DNA includes:
- the LOC126760185 gene encoding uncharacterized protein LOC126760185, producing the protein MDVDMASSSTPTMRSAVSAPRSEAAPIAAPRTNMAPAAPRTTTGATATTAPRQSTPALPADLQRIRCPLCRRPHRLSHCGIFKGMPPMQRQQVAQAHGYCLNCLATSHATQECPSNNRCQICVRAHHTLLHRSTRRDSGRPPAPRTSGNVRRSQRTSVTAYRRRGPSPAESRPWRQNRATSTRRHQLRPQSRRSTGLSSVVATLQQLQRLLG; encoded by the coding sequence ATGGACGTGGATATGGCATCATCGTCAACGCCAACCATGCGCTCGGCAGTTTCCGCCCCTCGCTCCGAAGCTGCCCCAATAGCAGCACCCCGGACCAACATGGCACCGGCAGCGCCTCGAACAACAACAGGCGCCACCGCGACAACGGCTCCGCGTCAAAGCACGCCAGCATTACCAGCGGATCTGCAACGAATTCGTTGTCCACTATGCCGCCGCCCGCATCGGCTATCGCACTGCGGTATCTTCAAAGGCATGCCGCCGATGCAACGCCAGCAGGTGGCACAGGCGCACGGGTATTGCCTGAATTGTCTGGCAACTTCCCATGCAACTCAGGAGTGCCCATCAAATAATCGTTGCCAAATCTGTGTGCGGGCTCACCATACGCTGCTGCACCGCTCTACCAGACGCGACTCCGGGCGCCCACCGGCTCCTCGCACCAGTGGTAACGTCAGGCGTTCTCAAAGGACTTCTGTGACGGCATACCGCCGGCGCGGACCCTCTCCAGCAGAATCCCGTCCCTGGCGCCAAAACCGGGCAACATCAACACGACGCCATCAGCTTAGGCCGCAATCCCGCCGGTCAACAGGTCTCAGCAGCGTTGTAGCAACGCTACAGCAGCTACAGCGGCTTTTAGGCTAA
- the LOC126760178 gene encoding putative nuclease HARBI1 has product MKEHFHKRVRGTAIPPILKLCATLRFLADGGYQKCSGNDFNIGLAQPTISLVIKEVLNIIEQRICAQWIKIQMTEEEQSDSKVSFYSKSAFPGVVGCIDGTHVRIISPRKEVQHLYLNRKGYYSLNVMILCDYKMSIRYVDARHAGANHDSFVFNVSDLKVHLQNNIQNNTWILGDAGYPLHKFLMTPYRLAEASSPQARYNTVHSKARNIVERTIGVLKSRFRCLLSVRGLHYTPEKATQIVNACCALHNICQHFQVESPEEIPSTSHTTMTNDILDIEREEEDTARIIRNNIMTSL; this is encoded by the exons ATGAAGGAACATTTCCACAAACGTGTGCGAGGAACGGCCATACctcctatattaaaattatgcgcaACTCTGCGTTTCCTTGCTGACGGTGGTTATCAAAAATGCAGTGGAAATGATTTTAACATTGGGTTGGCGCAACCTACGATATCTTTAGTAATTAAAGAGgttctaaatataattgaacaacgTATTTGTGCCCAatggattaaaattcaaatgactgAGGAGGAGCAAAGCGattcaaaagtttcattttattcaaaaagtgcttTCCCGGGAGTAGTTGGTTGCATCGACGGGACTCATGTTCGCATAATTTCACCAAGAAAAGAAGTGCAACATCTTTATCTTAACAGAAAGGGCTACTACAGtttaaacgtgatgatt ctttgtGATTATAAAATGTCTATTCGGTATGTGGATGCTAGGCATGCAGGCGCAAATCAtgactcttttgttttcaatgttagCGATTTGAAAGTGCATTTACAGAACAACATACAGAATAACACTTGGATCTTGG GCGACGCTGGCTATCCtctgcacaaatttttaatgacgCCTTATCGCTTGGCGGAAGCTTCTTCACCCCAAGCACGCTACAATACAGTACACTCAAAGGCCCGGAATATTGTAGAGCGGACAATTGGTGTACTCAAGAGTAGATTTCGATGTCTTTTATCTGTACGAGGTTTACATTACACTCCCGAAAAGGCTACGCAAATTGTGAATGCTTGTTGCgcattgcacaatatttgccaACACTTTCAAGTGGAATCTCCGGAAGAAATACCATCTACTTCACATACTACAATGACCAATGATATTTTGGACATAGAAAGAGAAGAAGAGGATACGGCTCGAATAATTCGCAATAATATTATGACTTCcctctaa